The following coding sequences are from one Triticum dicoccoides isolate Atlit2015 ecotype Zavitan chromosome 4A, WEW_v2.0, whole genome shotgun sequence window:
- the LOC119286101 gene encoding UPF0161 protein At3g09310-like isoform X1 gives MAAPVSASLLPLGRSAPSFTGPHYKNKRRIPMVRVCCAADDDEEVNDLGVSVALSMLKFYKREISPLLPSSCRYVPTCSEYSMQAYKRYGVAKGTILTAWRLCRCNPLGAQGYDPPRWFGEGELPEE, from the exons ATGGCCGCCCCCGTCTCCGCTTCCCTCTTGCCTCTCGGGAGGAGCGCAC CTTCTTTCACTGGTCCGCACTACAAGAATAAGAGAAGGATTCCGATGGTGCGGGTCTGCTGTGCTGCCGACGACGACG AGGAAGTCAACGATTTGGGAGTCAGCGTGGCACTATCGATGCTAAAATTCTACAAAA GAGAGATATCACCCTTGCTGCCTTCAAGCTGCCGTTATGTGCCAACATGCAGCGAGTACTCTATGCAGGCGTACAAAAGATATGGTGTTGCGAAGGGTACAATCTTGACAGCATGGCGTCTGTGCCGTTGTAATCCTCTTG GTGCACAGGGATATGATCCTCCCAGGTGGTTTGGGGAGGGAGAGTTACCTGAGGAATGA
- the LOC119286101 gene encoding UPF0161 protein At3g09310-like isoform X2 — MAAPVSASLLPLGRSAPSFTGPHYKNKRRIPMVRVCCAADDDEEVNDLGVSVALSMLKFYKREISPLLPSSCRYVPTCSEYSMQAYKRYGVAKGTILTAWRLCRCNPLGI, encoded by the exons ATGGCCGCCCCCGTCTCCGCTTCCCTCTTGCCTCTCGGGAGGAGCGCAC CTTCTTTCACTGGTCCGCACTACAAGAATAAGAGAAGGATTCCGATGGTGCGGGTCTGCTGTGCTGCCGACGACGACG AGGAAGTCAACGATTTGGGAGTCAGCGTGGCACTATCGATGCTAAAATTCTACAAAA GAGAGATATCACCCTTGCTGCCTTCAAGCTGCCGTTATGTGCCAACATGCAGCGAGTACTCTATGCAGGCGTACAAAAGATATGGTGTTGCGAAGGGTACAATCTTGACAGCATGGCGTCTGTGCCGTTGTAATCCTCTTG GGATATGA